Proteins co-encoded in one Opitutus terrae PB90-1 genomic window:
- a CDS encoding GreA/GreB family elongation factor, whose protein sequence is MSKAFLRESDVEPEPTVVRPVLLAPGAKRYLTEAGAERLHEELNRLRTVERPALAGAAADLDAKRELRKLDERARELQQILATAEIISSPAPDRSIVRFGAKVTVKEEDGTTSTYRIVGIDETEFYTGGISFQSPLAQALLGASVGDRIQFQSPAGPRQLEIQLIE, encoded by the coding sequence ATGAGCAAAGCGTTCCTGCGCGAATCCGATGTGGAGCCGGAGCCGACGGTGGTCCGGCCGGTCTTGCTCGCGCCCGGAGCCAAGCGTTACCTGACGGAAGCGGGCGCGGAGCGATTGCACGAAGAGCTCAACCGGCTGCGGACCGTGGAGCGCCCCGCGCTCGCCGGCGCGGCGGCCGATCTCGACGCCAAGCGCGAACTGCGCAAGCTCGACGAGCGGGCGCGCGAGCTGCAGCAGATCCTCGCCACGGCGGAAATCATCTCCTCGCCGGCGCCCGATCGCAGCATCGTGAGGTTCGGCGCCAAGGTGACCGTAAAGGAAGAGGACGGCACCACGTCGACCTATCGCATCGTCGGCATCGATGAAACGGAGTTCTACACCGGCGGTATCAGTTTTCAGTCGCCGCTCGCGCAGGCGCTGCTCGGCGCGAGCGTCGGCGATCGGATCCAGTTTCAATCTCCCGCCGGCCCGCGCCAGCTCGAGATCCAGCTGATCGAATAG
- a CDS encoding alpha-amylase family glycosyl hydrolase, with translation MATVPVRFTYYTSVGGEAFPGHVALLTGNWDAAGRASPDWTRRPMERFVADDGGTAFRATVEFDAAEVGHVFHWGVVLRDPAGRERWAIATETPDVDRIERHRTFTLTAAPGSEDYYLAHCRRLGSHKRHGGAHAAARFAVWAPNARRVDVVFAAVWSTDDPTRTPTRASLPIDKICGGYIADDGTGIDPALPVLALQRGSGGVWETDPHDPALARFADFRHRAYLFRIEQEDGRVAYRTDLYSRCQLGYGRTNPAKATPGQPWLGPISTLDGGVSCTTVVDLDEVTRDFVEQDQVWPERVTIPADEFWADEFTGRKVPTRVEDLIIYELHVGALGFGHAGPGTLQDAMELLDHLSALNVTAVELLPMCEFGGAAENWGYATSHFFAIEYSEGGRDQYKHFIKECHRRGLAVIVDMVYNHFAHEAERAEYHYDSSAPENDIYYWYEGRATDYQRPDGTPFPEGGYVDNLSTAFAPRYSEEMVRKLFISSAVALVREFHVDGLRLDQTTSIHAYNVLHADGRPVGAANAFGAKLLRELGRTVRMFNPDAILIAEDHSTWDQVTRPVDEDGMGFDARWYADFCHHLAGDTDKGADYAKLIYHAALLGAGAPAQLDYFAGALAASRLQAVVYAESHDEAGNSKGPFFDPTATDADKQHTSHRSLVVASNEASLIGPTRAYAEARCRYEWGVTVLSAGTPMLLFGQECGAVQRFKYNAVLAEREDLATLRSGTGAALVRFFADLNRLRRDHSALRSRNIDVLHVHNANRVLAWKRWDDAQSFLIVASLNDAAFDRGYTIEHPHIEPGTWREIFNSDSRHYGGADVGNGGGSIWTGGGRFSAVLPFAGFVVFAHERNQP, from the coding sequence ATGGCCACTGTTCCTGTCCGCTTCACCTATTACACCAGCGTCGGTGGCGAGGCTTTCCCCGGACACGTCGCGCTGCTCACCGGCAACTGGGATGCGGCCGGCCGCGCTTCGCCGGACTGGACGCGCCGGCCGATGGAGCGATTCGTCGCGGACGATGGCGGCACCGCTTTTCGCGCCACGGTCGAGTTCGACGCCGCGGAAGTGGGACACGTTTTTCACTGGGGCGTCGTGCTGCGCGATCCCGCGGGTCGTGAACGCTGGGCGATCGCCACCGAAACGCCGGACGTCGACCGGATCGAGCGACATCGGACCTTCACGCTCACCGCCGCGCCCGGCAGCGAGGACTACTACCTGGCGCACTGCCGCCGGCTCGGCTCTCACAAGCGGCACGGCGGCGCGCACGCGGCCGCGCGCTTCGCGGTCTGGGCGCCGAACGCCCGCCGCGTCGACGTCGTGTTCGCCGCGGTCTGGAGCACGGATGATCCGACGCGCACGCCGACGCGGGCCTCGCTGCCGATCGATAAAATCTGCGGCGGCTACATCGCGGACGATGGCACCGGCATCGATCCCGCGTTGCCGGTGCTCGCGTTGCAGCGCGGATCGGGCGGCGTGTGGGAAACGGATCCTCACGATCCCGCGCTCGCGCGCTTCGCCGATTTCCGCCATCGCGCCTATTTGTTTCGCATCGAGCAGGAGGACGGACGCGTCGCCTATCGCACCGACTTGTATTCACGCTGCCAGCTCGGTTACGGCCGCACCAACCCGGCCAAAGCCACGCCCGGGCAGCCGTGGCTCGGGCCGATCTCGACGCTCGACGGCGGCGTGAGCTGCACGACGGTGGTGGACCTTGACGAAGTGACGCGTGATTTCGTCGAGCAGGACCAGGTCTGGCCCGAGCGCGTCACGATTCCCGCGGACGAGTTCTGGGCCGACGAATTTACCGGACGCAAGGTGCCGACGCGGGTCGAGGACCTGATCATCTACGAGCTTCACGTGGGCGCGCTTGGCTTCGGCCATGCGGGACCCGGCACGCTGCAGGATGCCATGGAGCTGCTCGATCACCTCTCGGCCCTGAACGTCACTGCCGTGGAGCTGCTGCCGATGTGTGAGTTCGGTGGTGCCGCGGAGAACTGGGGCTATGCCACGTCGCATTTCTTCGCGATCGAATACAGCGAAGGCGGCCGCGACCAATACAAGCACTTCATCAAGGAGTGCCATCGCCGCGGGCTCGCGGTGATCGTCGACATGGTTTACAACCACTTCGCCCACGAAGCCGAGCGCGCGGAATACCACTACGATTCGAGCGCGCCGGAGAACGACATTTACTACTGGTATGAGGGCCGGGCCACGGACTATCAGCGGCCTGACGGCACTCCGTTCCCGGAAGGCGGCTACGTCGACAACCTCTCGACCGCGTTCGCGCCGCGCTACTCCGAGGAGATGGTGCGAAAGCTGTTCATCAGCAGCGCGGTCGCACTGGTGCGCGAATTTCACGTGGACGGACTGCGGCTGGACCAGACCACCTCGATCCACGCCTACAACGTCCTGCACGCCGACGGCCGCCCGGTCGGCGCCGCGAATGCGTTCGGCGCGAAGCTGCTGCGCGAACTCGGGCGTACCGTGCGGATGTTCAACCCCGACGCGATCCTGATCGCCGAGGATCATTCGACCTGGGACCAGGTCACGCGGCCCGTGGACGAGGATGGCATGGGCTTCGACGCGCGCTGGTATGCGGACTTCTGCCACCATCTCGCCGGCGACACGGACAAGGGCGCCGATTACGCGAAACTGATCTATCACGCCGCGTTGCTCGGCGCCGGCGCGCCCGCGCAGCTCGACTATTTTGCGGGCGCGCTCGCCGCCTCGCGGTTGCAGGCGGTCGTCTACGCCGAGTCGCACGATGAGGCCGGCAACAGCAAGGGCCCGTTTTTCGACCCGACCGCGACCGACGCCGACAAGCAGCACACGTCGCATCGCTCGCTGGTCGTGGCTTCGAACGAAGCGTCGCTCATCGGCCCGACGCGCGCCTACGCCGAGGCGCGTTGCCGCTACGAATGGGGCGTCACCGTGCTCTCGGCCGGCACGCCGATGCTGCTGTTCGGCCAGGAATGCGGCGCCGTGCAGCGGTTCAAATACAACGCCGTGCTCGCCGAGCGCGAGGATCTCGCGACGCTGCGGAGCGGCACCGGCGCCGCCCTCGTCCGGTTCTTCGCCGACCTCAACCGGCTGCGGCGCGATCACTCCGCGCTGCGCAGCCGGAACATCGACGTGCTGCACGTGCACAACGCCAACCGCGTGCTCGCGTGGAAGCGCTGGGACGACGCGCAATCGTTCCTCATCGTCGCGAGTCTCAACGACGCCGCGTTCGACCGTGGCTACACGATCGAGCACCCGCACATCGAACCCGGCACCTGGCGCGAAATCTTCAACAGCGACTCGCGCCACTACGGCGGCGCCGATGTCGGCAACGGCGGCGGCTCAATCTGGACCGGCGGCGGCCGATTCTCGGCAGTTCTTCCGTTTGCCGGGTTCGTCGTGTTCGCGCACGAACGCAACCAGCCGTAG
- a CDS encoding alpha/beta fold hydrolase — protein sequence MKNLLRPLLLVALALLAAAAARAANSAGKQTFVVVHGATAGGWEWKRTGQFLTDDGHTVYRVTLTGLGERMHLNSPDVDLQTHINDVVNTILFEDLHDVVLTGHSYGGMVITGVMDRVPDRIRHVVFLDAAVPDDGMTLWDLFGGNGPRDPSRFSDGFMQVPWVKPDAQPPHNVKQSIKCFNQPVSYKNPAALTLPVTYVAFIPKDKSAEERAKTDKSWQRAVARGWTIRTFPGGHVAQQEDPRGVATLIEEAVSDQNKPAAPANKP from the coding sequence ATGAAAAACCTCCTCCGCCCTCTCCTCCTCGTGGCGCTCGCACTCTTAGCCGCCGCCGCCGCCCGCGCCGCCAACTCCGCCGGCAAGCAAACGTTCGTCGTCGTCCACGGCGCCACCGCTGGCGGCTGGGAATGGAAGCGCACCGGCCAGTTCCTCACCGATGACGGCCACACCGTCTACCGCGTCACGCTCACCGGTCTCGGTGAGCGGATGCACCTCAACAGCCCGGACGTCGACCTGCAGACCCACATCAACGACGTGGTGAACACGATCCTCTTCGAGGACCTGCACGACGTCGTGCTCACCGGTCACAGTTACGGCGGCATGGTCATCACCGGCGTCATGGACCGCGTGCCCGATCGCATCCGCCATGTCGTGTTCCTCGACGCCGCCGTGCCCGATGACGGAATGACGCTGTGGGATCTCTTCGGCGGCAACGGCCCGCGGGATCCTTCGCGGTTTTCCGACGGGTTCATGCAGGTGCCGTGGGTGAAGCCCGACGCCCAGCCGCCCCACAACGTGAAGCAGTCGATCAAGTGCTTCAACCAGCCGGTCTCCTACAAGAACCCCGCCGCGCTCACGCTGCCGGTCACCTACGTCGCCTTCATCCCGAAGGACAAGTCGGCCGAGGAGCGCGCGAAGACGGACAAGAGCTGGCAGCGCGCCGTCGCCCGCGGCTGGACGATCCGGACCTTCCCCGGCGGCCATGTCGCCCAGCAGGAAGATCCGCGTGGCGTCGCCACGCTCATCGAAGAGGCGGTGAGCGATCAGAACAAACCGGCGGCTCCGGCGAACAAACCTTGA
- a CDS encoding alpha/beta hydrolase translates to MKSVPLYLASLGVLAAAIIASAQEKPEDVSPERARANFARPIVLADDDVRLFPEPPADYRALPNDALRGRLEPFQYDSAVTGTRRNAQVYLPPGYSADQKYPVLYLLHGIGGNEHEWTGYVKAHAIVDNLIAAGKAVPMIVVFPNGRALADDTPGDNPFQPEKAAGFAKFERDLLDHLIPAIQAKYSTATDREHRALAGLSMGGGQTLNFGLGHLDTFAWIGAFSAAPNTKPPEQLVPDLAAARAQLKLLYISCGNKDGLINFSQRTHRYLKEHDVPHLWNVDDHPHNGDTWGSNLYHFAQRIFR, encoded by the coding sequence ATGAAGTCCGTTCCCCTTTATCTCGCCTCGCTCGGAGTGCTCGCCGCCGCGATCATCGCGTCGGCCCAGGAAAAGCCCGAAGACGTTTCGCCCGAGCGCGCCCGCGCCAACTTCGCGCGACCGATCGTGCTCGCCGACGACGACGTCCGCCTCTTCCCCGAACCGCCGGCGGATTATCGCGCGCTGCCCAACGACGCGCTCCGCGGCCGGCTCGAGCCGTTCCAGTATGACTCAGCGGTAACCGGCACGCGTCGGAACGCGCAGGTTTATCTGCCGCCCGGCTATTCGGCCGACCAAAAATATCCCGTGCTCTACCTGCTGCACGGCATCGGCGGCAACGAGCACGAGTGGACCGGCTACGTGAAAGCTCACGCGATCGTCGACAACCTCATCGCCGCCGGCAAGGCGGTGCCGATGATCGTCGTCTTCCCCAACGGCCGCGCGCTGGCCGACGACACGCCGGGCGACAATCCTTTCCAGCCGGAGAAGGCCGCGGGCTTCGCAAAGTTCGAGCGCGATCTGCTCGATCACCTGATCCCGGCGATCCAAGCGAAATATTCCACCGCCACCGATCGCGAACACCGCGCGCTCGCCGGGCTCTCGATGGGCGGCGGGCAGACGCTGAACTTCGGACTCGGTCATCTCGACACGTTCGCGTGGATCGGCGCGTTCTCCGCCGCGCCGAACACCAAGCCGCCCGAGCAACTCGTGCCCGATCTCGCGGCGGCCCGCGCGCAGCTCAAGCTCCTCTACATCTCCTGCGGCAACAAGGACGGGCTGATCAACTTCTCGCAGCGCACGCACCGTTACCTGAAGGAGCACGACGTGCCGCACCTCTGGAACGTCGACGATCATCCCCACAACGGCGACACCTGGGGCAGCAACCTGTATCACTTCGCGCAGCGGATCTTCCGCTGA
- a CDS encoding 3-keto-disaccharide hydrolase — protein sequence MKTIRVWTVVALLAVIGCGVRAETTQRLWDGKSFAGWHTIGRGSWTIVDGAIRGIHPADEPEFSHLVTDRSYRDFTVRLKFKAVKGNSGFYFRIAEQGFSGVTGFQAEIDAKVDVGGLYETNGRAWVVQPTPEQVASWFKPGEWNEMTVTAKGGDVVVHVNGYKSAELRNDPGRAEGKLALQVHGGQDVEVWFKDLEIVTPEREGRTGDRRTIGT from the coding sequence ATGAAAACGATCCGAGTGTGGACTGTGGTGGCGCTGCTCGCGGTGATCGGATGCGGCGTGCGGGCGGAAACAACGCAACGGTTGTGGGACGGAAAATCCTTCGCCGGCTGGCACACGATCGGACGCGGATCTTGGACCATCGTCGACGGCGCGATACGCGGTATCCACCCGGCCGATGAGCCGGAATTCAGTCACTTGGTAACGGACCGCAGTTATCGCGACTTCACCGTGCGGCTGAAGTTCAAGGCGGTGAAGGGCAACAGCGGATTCTATTTTCGGATCGCCGAGCAGGGCTTCAGCGGCGTCACCGGATTCCAGGCGGAGATCGACGCGAAGGTCGACGTCGGCGGACTCTATGAAACCAACGGCCGCGCCTGGGTAGTCCAGCCGACACCGGAGCAGGTCGCGTCCTGGTTCAAGCCGGGCGAGTGGAACGAGATGACCGTCACCGCGAAAGGTGGCGACGTCGTCGTGCACGTGAACGGCTACAAATCCGCGGAGCTGCGCAACGATCCGGGCCGAGCAGAAGGCAAACTGGCGCTGCAGGTCCACGGCGGCCAGGACGTCGAGGTGTGGTTCAAGGATCTGGAAATCGTCACCCCTGAACGAGAGGGCCGCACTGGAGACCGCCGCACTATCGGGACTTGA
- a CDS encoding GNAT family N-acetyltransferase, with translation MPAIEIVPVPTDPPLCMAGVKALWRQHSRFLGFFPDGAFTDYARRGQILAAMAPDGLLAYLIYRISDDRAVIVHLCTAERARGAGVARSLVNELKKITQAKNLRGIGLSCRVDFPANTLWPRLGFYAVHERAGRSKDGRMLTYWWLDHGLPDLFSFAATVTEASRIVAAIDANIFFDLISERDQGDESRALVADWLQSEIDLCIADEIYHEIQRHDDDHERTRCRQRCSQFRILSSSDEKRTVTQREIAAIMGLGNSEREKSDRSHLIKAAAAGADVFLTRDDELLRYADEVHQRLGLEILLPAELVGRIDEIRRIAAYQPAKLAGSRIDCRRCKAEEIDRLPERLCATHRGETPGDFRRKLRSLIAYPDRADVFVITDAGEVLALLAFSRTEPGVLEVPVIRVLPGGLSRTLDRHLVLRSVQVAVEATLGWVRVTDSFVTPEIESALTELCFIRIRGHHARCTLRAHGTLDEVLPRISRLDGANAAEAAVFKTEIDRLRGEPTKLGSELERIFWPVKIFESGIPTFGVAIHPKWAQHFFDEAMARQELFGAEPFLALNREHIYYRSANRCGLRAPARLLWYVTKDGDFEGTMAIRACSRLVEIDIGRPKELYRRYQRLGVYRWENVYETADRSLDTEIMALRFMDTEVFNRPVTLAEAKQLGVRANFESPVRIDEGIFRQIYLLGLGQAVIAS, from the coding sequence ATGCCAGCGATCGAAATCGTTCCAGTGCCGACCGATCCGCCGCTATGCATGGCCGGGGTCAAGGCGCTGTGGCGACAACACAGTCGATTCTTGGGATTCTTTCCCGATGGGGCGTTCACTGACTATGCGCGGCGTGGCCAGATTCTCGCCGCGATGGCGCCCGACGGTCTTCTTGCGTACCTAATCTATCGCATTTCCGATGACCGTGCTGTCATTGTTCATCTTTGTACAGCGGAACGTGCGCGCGGCGCCGGCGTTGCGCGTTCGCTCGTCAACGAGCTAAAGAAGATCACCCAGGCAAAGAACCTACGAGGGATTGGGCTGAGTTGCCGCGTCGATTTTCCAGCAAACACCCTTTGGCCAAGATTAGGCTTTTACGCCGTCCATGAGCGAGCGGGCCGCAGTAAAGATGGGAGGATGCTAACATACTGGTGGCTCGATCACGGGCTGCCGGATCTGTTTTCGTTCGCCGCAACTGTCACAGAAGCCTCACGAATCGTGGCTGCCATCGACGCAAATATCTTCTTCGATCTAATTTCTGAACGCGACCAAGGGGACGAATCGCGAGCTCTCGTGGCTGATTGGCTGCAATCGGAAATTGATCTCTGCATAGCGGACGAAATCTACCATGAGATCCAACGCCACGACGACGACCACGAGCGCACCCGCTGCCGCCAGCGATGCTCTCAATTTCGCATCCTGAGCTCATCCGACGAGAAGCGGACTGTAACGCAGCGCGAAATCGCTGCGATCATGGGACTGGGAAATTCAGAGCGGGAGAAATCCGACCGGTCCCACCTAATCAAAGCGGCTGCCGCCGGAGCGGATGTTTTCCTCACGCGAGATGACGAACTGCTTCGATACGCTGACGAGGTTCACCAGCGGCTTGGACTGGAGATACTATTGCCCGCGGAACTAGTAGGTCGGATTGACGAAATCCGGCGCATCGCCGCATATCAGCCGGCAAAACTGGCTGGCTCGCGGATTGATTGCCGGCGTTGCAAGGCCGAAGAAATCGATCGGTTACCTGAACGCCTCTGCGCTACTCATCGCGGAGAAACCCCGGGCGATTTTCGAAGGAAGCTGCGCTCGCTCATCGCATACCCTGACCGGGCTGATGTTTTTGTGATTACAGACGCTGGTGAAGTTCTCGCTCTGCTTGCATTCTCACGAACTGAACCCGGTGTCTTGGAGGTTCCGGTTATTCGGGTTCTTCCGGGAGGTTTGTCTCGAACGCTAGATCGGCACTTAGTGTTACGCTCTGTCCAGGTCGCAGTCGAAGCGACTCTAGGCTGGGTTCGGGTCACCGACTCTTTTGTGACACCAGAAATTGAGTCCGCGCTTACCGAGCTTTGCTTCATCCGCATCCGCGGGCACCACGCGCGTTGCACGCTTCGTGCTCATGGCACGCTTGATGAAGTCTTGCCAAGAATCTCTCGGCTGGACGGAGCCAACGCCGCGGAAGCAGCAGTCTTCAAAACGGAAATCGACCGCCTACGTGGTGAACCGACGAAGCTCGGATCCGAGTTGGAGCGGATATTCTGGCCCGTGAAGATATTTGAATCCGGCATTCCCACATTCGGCGTGGCGATTCACCCTAAATGGGCACAACACTTCTTCGACGAGGCGATGGCTCGACAGGAGTTGTTTGGAGCCGAGCCGTTCCTGGCCCTTAATCGCGAACACATTTACTACCGCTCTGCCAACCGCTGTGGATTACGGGCTCCAGCACGGTTGCTTTGGTATGTGACCAAAGACGGCGATTTTGAAGGCACTATGGCGATTCGCGCATGTTCTCGCCTAGTCGAGATCGACATCGGGCGGCCGAAGGAGCTATACCGACGCTATCAGCGGCTCGGCGTGTATCGTTGGGAAAACGTTTACGAAACGGCCGACCGATCGCTAGACACCGAGATTATGGCGCTGCGCTTCATGGACACTGAGGTGTTCAATAGGCCTGTGACACTTGCCGAAGCTAAGCAGCTGGGTGTTCGTGCGAATTTCGAATCGCCAGTGCGGATTGACGAAGGCATTTTCCGGCAGATCTACCTTCTTGGCCTCGGTCAAGCAGTGATCGCCTCATGA
- a CDS encoding ASCH domain-containing protein, translating to MNKVLLLSIRPEFSEKIFSGKKRVELRRLRPSVEAGDLVLVYTSSPQCELTGAFVVTEVQSATPDELWDKVRRACALSRRQFDDYYRGSKRAYGIRIGRAWRLDRPLKLACMRKRSERFHPPQSYRYLAPNELGTLMPTLTARGLLLAQKREHSAARRQSVIS from the coding sequence ATGAACAAAGTTTTGTTGCTTTCCATCCGACCGGAATTTTCCGAAAAGATTTTTTCCGGCAAAAAACGCGTGGAACTCCGGCGGTTGCGGCCGTCCGTAGAGGCTGGTGACCTTGTGCTCGTGTATACCTCGTCCCCGCAATGCGAATTGACAGGTGCATTCGTCGTGACCGAGGTCCAATCGGCGACGCCTGATGAACTTTGGGACAAAGTGCGTCGCGCTTGCGCGCTCAGTCGCCGGCAGTTTGATGACTACTATCGAGGATCAAAGCGCGCATACGGAATCAGAATTGGGCGCGCATGGCGGCTTGATAGGCCGCTTAAACTTGCGTGCATGCGCAAACGATCAGAACGCTTTCATCCTCCGCAAAGTTACCGTTACCTAGCCCCAAACGAGCTAGGAACTCTGATGCCGACACTCACCGCGAGGGGTCTTCTGTTGGCGCAAAAGCGGGAGCACTCGGCAGCCCGTAGACAAAGCGTCATATCCTAA